One bacterium DNA segment encodes these proteins:
- the ettA gene encoding energy-dependent translational throttle protein EttA, translated as MANEPNKVIYSMIGVSKIYQQKAVLKDIYLSYFYGAKIGVLGLNGSGKSTLLRILAGIDKDFIGETVLSPGYSVGLLQQEPVLDESKTVKEIVQEGVQEVVDILAEYERINAQFSEPMSDEEMNALIERQGRVQEKLDQLNAWDLDSRLELAMDALNCPAGDTPVKVLSGGERRRVALCRLLLQKPDILLLDEPTNHLDAETVLWLEAELNRYPGTVIAVTHDRYFLDNVAGWILELDRGQGIPWKGNYSSWLEQKQARLLQEEKKETERQKTLQRELEWIRMTPRARQAKSKARINAYEQLLEEESAQRQKELELYIPAGPRLGKVVIQAESIRKSFGDKILFQDFSFNLPPGGIIGVIGPNGAGKTTLFRLIVQDEQPDGGVIRIGETVQLAYLDQSRASLDPEKTVWEMISGGAEKIKLGHREMNSRAYVGQFNFIGSDQQKKVGLLSGGERNRVHLAMALKQGANVILLDEPTNDLDVNTMRALEEGLLNFVGCAVVISHDRWFLDRICTHIISFEGDSKVVYFEGNFSDYQENRRQRLGKDADVPHRVKYKRLTR; from the coding sequence ATGGCTAATGAACCCAACAAGGTCATCTATTCGATGATCGGCGTCAGCAAGATCTATCAGCAGAAAGCCGTGTTGAAAGACATCTACCTTTCCTATTTCTACGGCGCCAAAATCGGCGTGCTCGGACTCAACGGGTCCGGCAAGAGCACGCTGTTGCGGATTTTGGCCGGGATCGACAAGGATTTCATCGGCGAGACCGTGCTCTCTCCGGGTTACAGCGTGGGCCTGTTGCAGCAGGAGCCGGTTTTGGATGAGAGCAAAACCGTGAAAGAGATCGTCCAAGAGGGGGTGCAGGAGGTCGTCGACATTCTCGCCGAGTATGAACGGATCAACGCTCAATTCAGCGAACCCATGAGCGATGAGGAGATGAATGCCCTGATCGAACGGCAGGGCCGGGTTCAGGAAAAGCTCGATCAGCTGAACGCCTGGGATCTGGATTCGCGTTTGGAGCTGGCCATGGACGCGCTCAACTGTCCGGCCGGCGATACGCCGGTGAAGGTGCTCTCCGGCGGCGAGCGGCGTCGTGTGGCGCTTTGCCGGCTGTTGCTGCAAAAGCCCGACATCCTGTTGCTCGATGAGCCGACCAACCATCTGGATGCCGAGACCGTGCTGTGGCTGGAGGCGGAATTGAACCGGTACCCGGGCACGGTCATCGCAGTCACCCATGACCGCTATTTTCTTGATAACGTCGCCGGTTGGATTTTAGAGCTGGACCGCGGCCAAGGCATTCCCTGGAAGGGGAATTACTCCTCCTGGCTGGAACAGAAGCAGGCGCGGTTGCTGCAGGAGGAAAAAAAGGAGACCGAGCGGCAAAAGACGTTGCAGCGGGAGCTGGAATGGATCCGGATGACGCCCAGAGCGCGGCAAGCCAAGTCCAAAGCGCGCATCAACGCTTATGAACAACTGCTGGAAGAGGAGAGCGCCCAACGGCAAAAGGAATTGGAGCTGTACATTCCAGCCGGTCCGCGCCTGGGCAAGGTGGTGATTCAGGCGGAGAGTATCCGCAAGTCTTTCGGCGATAAAATTCTCTTTCAGGACTTTTCCTTCAATCTGCCCCCCGGCGGCATCATCGGCGTCATCGGGCCCAACGGGGCGGGCAAGACCACTTTGTTCCGATTGATTGTGCAGGACGAACAACCGGACGGGGGCGTGATCCGTATCGGTGAAACCGTGCAGCTGGCCTATTTGGATCAGAGCCGTGCTTCTTTAGACCCGGAAAAAACTGTGTGGGAGATGATCAGCGGCGGAGCGGAAAAGATCAAGCTGGGCCATCGCGAGATGAACTCGCGCGCCTATGTGGGCCAATTCAATTTTATCGGCAGCGATCAGCAGAAAAAAGTCGGCCTGTTGTCCGGCGGGGAGCGAAACCGGGTGCATCTGGCCATGGCGCTGAAACAGGGCGCCAACGTGATTCTGCTCGACGAACCCACCAATGATCTCGATGTCAACACCATGCGCGCGTTGGAAGAAGGGTTGCTGAATTTTGTCGGCTGTGCGGTGGTGATCAGCCATGACCG